A single Corynebacterium resistens DSM 45100 DNA region contains:
- a CDS encoding dipeptidase, which produces MTNNPSQNNQAFTAEDLKPLIAEQMGFVKEALTELVAFQSVHSVPGLEEHNANAAQWVIDAYREVGIPVEGHDTTDGAVAVIGLREAAEGFPTILLYSHYDVQPAGDVSEWTNDPWTLTERDGRWYGRGTADCKGHVVLHLAVLRAMNKLIEQGHEELKKIGIRVVVEGSEERGGYGLEDLLESNPELFEADTFMIADSGNDSIGVPSICTALRGSSPVTVSVRTIQQPMHSGQFGGAAPDALLELIKLLSTLHDENGLVAVEGLKPTVHWDGVGPDEATFAENAGVLDGSNVIGTEQGFKPNDLTVMNPSITVTGLDSLSVDDAINAVPGYAAAVVSLRVPPGREPQECQQLLIDHIKSQKVNGIVEVENGSLAEAFSADTSGPALQELSQSLSDVYGQPTVEIGSGGSIPLTNKLLSKYPESELALYGIEEPSCRIHSADESVSPAEIEAIATAELLFLARSAAKSGN; this is translated from the coding sequence ATGACAAATAATCCCTCACAGAACAACCAAGCTTTTACTGCCGAAGACCTCAAGCCACTAATCGCGGAGCAGATGGGCTTCGTTAAGGAGGCTCTCACCGAGCTCGTTGCTTTTCAATCCGTGCACAGCGTTCCGGGCCTGGAAGAACACAATGCCAACGCAGCTCAGTGGGTCATTGACGCTTACCGGGAAGTCGGTATTCCAGTAGAGGGGCACGATACAACGGATGGCGCGGTGGCCGTCATCGGCCTGCGTGAAGCCGCCGAAGGGTTCCCTACGATCCTGCTGTATTCCCACTATGACGTTCAACCCGCGGGCGATGTTTCAGAATGGACCAACGATCCTTGGACTCTCACCGAGCGGGATGGCCGTTGGTACGGCCGTGGCACTGCAGACTGTAAGGGACACGTTGTTCTACACCTCGCCGTTTTGCGTGCCATGAACAAGCTCATCGAGCAAGGGCATGAGGAGCTGAAGAAAATCGGCATCCGCGTGGTTGTGGAAGGTTCCGAAGAGCGCGGCGGATACGGCTTGGAGGATCTTTTGGAATCCAACCCAGAACTCTTCGAGGCAGACACGTTTATGATTGCCGATTCCGGCAACGATTCCATCGGCGTACCCAGCATCTGCACCGCCCTGCGTGGTTCCAGCCCAGTCACGGTGAGTGTCCGCACTATCCAGCAGCCTATGCATTCAGGCCAGTTTGGTGGTGCTGCCCCAGATGCCCTGCTTGAACTCATCAAGCTTCTGAGTACCCTGCATGATGAAAATGGCCTCGTTGCCGTCGAGGGCTTGAAGCCCACCGTTCATTGGGATGGTGTAGGCCCCGACGAAGCGACGTTCGCTGAGAACGCTGGCGTTCTGGATGGCTCAAATGTCATCGGCACAGAGCAAGGGTTCAAGCCCAATGACCTCACCGTGATGAATCCATCCATCACCGTCACGGGCTTGGATAGCCTTTCCGTTGACGATGCCATCAATGCTGTTCCCGGTTATGCTGCCGCTGTGGTTAGCCTGCGCGTTCCCCCCGGACGCGAACCACAAGAATGCCAGCAGTTGCTGATCGACCACATAAAGTCTCAGAAGGTCAATGGCATCGTTGAAGTTGAAAACGGCTCCTTGGCAGAGGCTTTCAGTGCCGATACGTCCGGACCAGCACTCCAAGAGCTCTCCCAATCCTTGAGCGACGTTTATGGTCAGCCAACGGTTGAGATCGGCTCTGGTGGCTCCATCCCTCTAACCAACAAACTGCTTTCCAAGTACCCCGAATCTGAGCTCGCCTTGTACGGCATTGAGGAACCCAGTTGCCGAATCCACTCCGCAGATGAATCTGTTTCCCCTGCGGAGATCGAAGCAATTGCTACTGCCGAGTTGCTCTTCCTAGCCCGCTCCGCCGCGAAATCGGGCAATTAG
- a CDS encoding GNAT family N-acetyltransferase, which translates to MPELALAVEPRFRGKGVGTLLLDAATDLAEEMGAPGISLSVAPENERAHRLYLHVGFQPAGENRGHIVLVKRFSDAE; encoded by the coding sequence ATTCCAGAGCTCGCCTTGGCCGTGGAGCCCCGATTTCGGGGCAAAGGGGTTGGCACCTTGTTGCTTGACGCCGCCACAGACTTGGCGGAAGAAATGGGTGCCCCTGGGATCTCGCTTTCAGTGGCACCAGAAAACGAACGCGCCCACCGGCTGTACCTCCATGTGGGATTTCAACCGGCGGGCGAAAATAGGGGTCATATCGTGCTCGTCAAGCGTTTCAGCGACGCTGAATAA
- the groL gene encoding chaperonin GroEL (60 kDa chaperone family; promotes refolding of misfolded polypeptides especially under stressful conditions; forms two stacked rings of heptamers to form a barrel-shaped 14mer; ends can be capped by GroES; misfolded proteins enter the barrel where they are refolded when GroES binds) produces MAKMIAFDEEARRGLEKGLNTLADAVKVTLGPKGRNVVLERKWGAPTITNDGVTIAREIELEDPYEKIGAELVKEVAKKTDDVAGDGTTTATVLAQALVREGLRNVAAGSNPMGIKRGIQAGVDKVTEQLLSSAKEIETQEQIAATAGISAADEEIGKLIAEAMYKVGDGQLNKDGVITVEESNAFGVNLSVTEGMRFDKGYISGYFATDIERGEAVLEDPYILLVSSKISNVKDLLPLLEKVMQSGKPLLIVAEDIEGEALSTLVVNKIRGTFKSVAVKAPGFGDRRKAQLQDIAILTGGQVIAEEVGLSLETADLPLLGTARKVVVTKDDTTIVDGAGSKEQLEGRIKQIRQEIENADSDYDREKLQERLAKLSGGVAVLQVGAATEVELKERKHRIEDAVRNAKAAAEEGIVAGGGAALLQAASVLDDNLGLEGDEATGVQIVRAALSAPLKQIAHNAGFEPGVVVDKVENLPAGEGLNAATGEYVDLLGAGISDPVKVTRSALQNASSIAALFLTTEAVVADKPEPEAPAMPGGDEMAGMGGF; encoded by the coding sequence ATGGCTAAGATGATTGCATTCGACGAAGAAGCACGTCGCGGTCTCGAGAAGGGTCTGAACACCCTGGCAGACGCGGTTAAGGTCACCCTCGGCCCAAAGGGTCGTAACGTCGTTCTGGAGCGCAAGTGGGGTGCTCCAACCATCACCAACGATGGTGTCACCATTGCTCGCGAGATCGAGCTGGAGGACCCATACGAGAAGATCGGCGCAGAGCTGGTCAAGGAAGTCGCTAAGAAGACGGACGATGTCGCTGGTGACGGTACTACCACCGCAACTGTTCTGGCACAGGCGCTGGTTCGTGAGGGTCTGCGCAACGTTGCTGCTGGCTCCAACCCAATGGGCATCAAGCGTGGCATCCAGGCTGGTGTTGACAAGGTTACCGAGCAGCTGCTGAGCTCCGCCAAGGAGATCGAGACCCAGGAGCAGATCGCCGCGACTGCCGGCATTTCCGCTGCTGACGAGGAAATCGGCAAGCTCATCGCCGAGGCTATGTACAAGGTTGGCGATGGCCAGCTGAACAAGGACGGCGTAATTACCGTTGAGGAATCCAACGCTTTCGGCGTGAACCTGAGCGTCACCGAGGGTATGCGCTTTGACAAGGGCTACATCTCTGGTTACTTCGCAACCGATATCGAGCGTGGCGAGGCTGTGCTTGAGGATCCTTACATCCTGTTGGTCAGCTCCAAGATCTCCAACGTCAAGGACCTGCTGCCACTGCTGGAGAAGGTTATGCAGTCCGGTAAGCCACTGCTGATCGTGGCTGAGGACATTGAGGGTGAAGCGCTGTCCACCCTTGTTGTGAACAAGATCCGTGGAACTTTCAAGTCTGTGGCTGTGAAGGCTCCAGGCTTTGGCGACCGTCGTAAGGCGCAGCTGCAGGATATCGCTATCCTGACCGGCGGCCAGGTTATCGCCGAAGAGGTCGGCCTGTCCCTCGAAACGGCAGATCTCCCACTGCTGGGTACCGCCCGCAAGGTTGTTGTCACGAAGGATGACACAACAATCGTTGATGGCGCTGGTTCCAAGGAGCAGCTGGAGGGTCGTATCAAGCAGATCCGCCAAGAGATCGAGAATGCAGATTCCGATTACGACCGCGAGAAGCTACAGGAGCGCTTGGCTAAGCTCTCCGGCGGTGTTGCTGTGCTGCAAGTTGGCGCTGCTACCGAGGTTGAGCTGAAGGAGCGCAAGCACCGTATTGAGGATGCCGTGCGCAACGCGAAGGCTGCTGCTGAAGAGGGAATCGTCGCCGGCGGCGGCGCGGCCCTGTTGCAGGCTGCCTCCGTACTCGATGACAACCTGGGCCTTGAAGGTGATGAGGCAACTGGTGTGCAGATCGTTCGCGCCGCGTTGTCTGCTCCACTGAAGCAGATTGCGCACAACGCTGGCTTTGAGCCAGGTGTGGTTGTTGACAAGGTTGAGAACCTGCCAGCAGGCGAGGGGCTGAACGCTGCTACCGGCGAGTACGTTGATCTGCTGGGTGCTGGCATCTCCGACCCTGTGAAGGTGACCCGCTCTGCACTGCAGAATGCCTCCTCTATCGCTGCACTGTTCCTGACCACCGAGGCTGTGGTTGCTGATAAGCCAGAGCCAGAGGCTCCAGCAATGCCAGGTGGCGATGAGATGGCAGGCATGGGCGGCTTCTGA
- a CDS encoding Pls/PosA family non-ribosomal peptide synthetase: MQIPARYLRSHEAPEPRTLIDIISATASAFPEAPAIDDGRGVVTYAELLQEITETAQWLYSRGIRRGDRIGIRMPSGDRALYIAILSTLAAGAAYVPVDADDPEERATLVFGEAQVQAIYTADGLVMVDSAASKRKESTTFEEAPDDFGPTLDTDAWIIFTSGSTGKPKGVAVTHRSAGAFVDAEAEMFLPNDPLNTEDRVLAGLSVAFDASCEEMWIAWRNGACLVPAPRALVRSGVDLGPWLISRDITAVSTVPTLAGLWPDEALDAVRLLIFGGEACPPELAARLATDTRELWNTYGPTEATVVACGTTMDGVKPVSIGLPLRGWDLAVVNADGNPVEMGEVGELIIGGVGLARYLDPAKDAEKFAPMPSLGWERAYRSGDHVRLEEDGLYFVGRVDDQVKIGGRRIELGEVDSALSALTGVRSAAVVVQTTGAGDKVLVGYVSPDSGDASSFDLDAAISELRENLPAAMVPRLCALDSLPVTTSGKVDKKALPWPLPARGDETEGSFSNPVEKWLADIWSNTLGTTVTSSDADFFNLGGTSLGAATLIGQVREAAPTVSVRDLYDYSRLEAFANFMEPKISNPAAVPGFGDSSAQDQQQDREIARPVSFGTRMAQAVIQVPAMTLAGLRWVAWLAAFNTILSLTDAGSALPQLQQWIVNVPWWLSVLLVLVFASPLGNLPLSALIIRALTAGMTPGDYPRGGATHLRLWAAERVADTSGARNLSGATWINNYARALGAKVGDGVQLHTLPPVTGMLTLGDHCSIEQEVDLSGYWVEGDVLHLGEISIGKNASIGARSTLMPGTRIAKDAHVEAGSCVTGEKKVKAGTRWAGSPAQRVGRATHRFPEEAPPRRRRWVAGFAITSLALDALPFLAIFAGVVADLFLTSWVAPAGSSTGTIIALAIAFAAPSGLIIFATYALLTWLAVRVLSLRMKPGVWPVRSAMGWRVWTVGRLMDAARTHLFPMYAAQLTPLWFRSLGAKIGRDAEISTAVMLPKFADVREGAFLADDTMVSGYEMGGGGWLLVGPTTVGKRSFLGNSGIAGPERKLKKNSLVAVLSSTPKKAKAGTNWMGSPPERLRRVEVTTDGDSRTYNPSRGLKMARGFIETLRLLAPMASAIIAAGVVVALQATLTTYNLLVAALLSGVVLVGAGFVAAVMTVVMKWLCVQRIAAGDHVLWSKFVWLNELQDQFVETVAGPWFLAHTMGTGSLNMFLRALGAKIGRGAWIDSYWFPEADLCEVGPGATVGPGCVVQTHLFQDRVMSLDTVTLGAGATMGPHSVVLPAALLGNGTSVGPASLVMRGDQVPSHTTWQGNPIEIVEG, from the coding sequence GTGCAAATCCCCGCCCGGTACCTCCGTTCCCATGAGGCACCGGAGCCTCGCACGTTGATCGATATCATCAGTGCGACGGCTTCGGCGTTCCCTGAAGCCCCCGCCATCGACGATGGCCGGGGCGTTGTCACGTACGCAGAACTTCTACAAGAAATCACCGAAACCGCCCAATGGTTATATTCCCGCGGCATCCGCCGTGGTGATCGCATTGGCATCCGCATGCCCTCTGGCGACCGCGCGCTCTATATCGCCATTCTTTCTACGCTCGCAGCTGGCGCCGCATATGTCCCGGTGGATGCGGACGATCCGGAAGAACGCGCCACCCTAGTGTTCGGCGAGGCCCAAGTCCAAGCGATCTATACCGCCGATGGACTGGTCATGGTGGACAGTGCGGCGTCGAAAAGAAAAGAAAGCACCACCTTCGAAGAAGCGCCAGACGATTTCGGCCCGACGTTGGATACGGATGCGTGGATCATCTTCACTTCTGGTTCCACCGGAAAGCCCAAAGGTGTAGCGGTAACGCACCGCAGCGCGGGGGCTTTCGTGGATGCAGAAGCCGAAATGTTCCTACCCAATGATCCTTTGAACACCGAGGATCGCGTGCTAGCGGGGCTTTCCGTCGCTTTCGATGCTTCGTGTGAAGAGATGTGGATTGCTTGGCGCAACGGGGCTTGCCTCGTGCCAGCGCCACGTGCGCTGGTGCGTTCCGGTGTGGACCTCGGTCCATGGCTGATTTCTCGAGATATCACCGCGGTTTCCACGGTGCCGACGTTGGCGGGCCTATGGCCAGACGAAGCCCTCGATGCCGTGCGGCTGCTGATTTTCGGTGGCGAAGCCTGCCCACCAGAGTTGGCTGCCCGGCTAGCAACGGATACCCGCGAGCTGTGGAACACCTACGGCCCCACCGAAGCCACCGTTGTAGCGTGTGGCACCACCATGGACGGGGTGAAACCGGTCTCCATCGGTCTGCCACTGCGCGGGTGGGACTTGGCAGTCGTCAATGCCGATGGAAACCCTGTGGAAATGGGTGAAGTCGGCGAGCTAATCATTGGTGGCGTGGGCCTCGCCCGCTACCTTGACCCAGCGAAGGATGCCGAAAAGTTCGCCCCAATGCCCTCACTAGGCTGGGAACGCGCATACCGTTCGGGCGATCACGTGCGCCTTGAAGAAGATGGTTTGTACTTTGTCGGCCGTGTGGATGATCAGGTGAAGATCGGTGGTCGCCGCATCGAGCTTGGCGAGGTCGATTCTGCCCTGTCCGCACTCACTGGTGTGCGCAGCGCTGCAGTGGTCGTCCAAACCACCGGCGCAGGCGACAAGGTGTTGGTGGGCTACGTCTCCCCAGATTCCGGCGATGCTAGCTCTTTTGATCTCGACGCCGCGATTTCCGAACTGCGCGAAAACCTCCCAGCTGCCATGGTTCCCAGGCTGTGTGCCCTGGATTCCTTACCGGTGACGACCTCCGGCAAGGTCGATAAGAAGGCTTTGCCATGGCCACTGCCTGCGCGCGGCGACGAGACCGAAGGTTCCTTCTCCAACCCGGTGGAGAAGTGGTTGGCAGATATCTGGTCCAACACGCTGGGAACCACCGTGACCAGCTCGGATGCGGATTTCTTCAACCTTGGCGGAACCTCCTTGGGCGCAGCAACCCTCATCGGCCAAGTCCGCGAGGCTGCCCCCACTGTTTCCGTCCGCGATCTCTATGATTATTCCCGCTTAGAAGCCTTCGCGAACTTCATGGAACCGAAGATTTCTAACCCAGCAGCTGTGCCAGGATTCGGCGATTCATCAGCGCAGGATCAGCAGCAAGATCGCGAGATCGCACGCCCGGTGAGTTTCGGCACGCGCATGGCACAAGCTGTAATTCAGGTTCCTGCTATGACTTTGGCGGGCTTGCGATGGGTCGCGTGGCTGGCTGCTTTCAACACCATTCTTTCCCTAACCGATGCCGGGTCAGCCTTGCCCCAATTGCAACAGTGGATCGTGAATGTTCCGTGGTGGCTCTCGGTTTTGCTGGTGCTCGTTTTCGCCTCCCCACTGGGGAACCTGCCGCTGAGCGCGCTGATCATTCGCGCGCTCACCGCAGGCATGACCCCAGGCGACTACCCGCGTGGCGGTGCAACCCACTTGCGCCTGTGGGCGGCCGAGCGTGTGGCAGATACCTCGGGTGCCCGTAATCTGTCGGGCGCGACGTGGATCAACAACTATGCTCGTGCGCTCGGTGCGAAGGTCGGCGATGGCGTGCAGCTGCACACTTTGCCGCCGGTTACCGGCATGCTTACCTTGGGTGACCACTGCAGTATCGAGCAGGAAGTGGACCTTTCCGGTTACTGGGTGGAGGGCGATGTCTTGCACCTAGGCGAAATCTCCATCGGAAAAAACGCTTCCATCGGTGCCCGCTCTACGCTGATGCCGGGCACGCGTATCGCCAAGGATGCGCACGTCGAGGCCGGTTCTTGTGTTACCGGTGAAAAGAAGGTCAAGGCCGGCACCCGTTGGGCTGGATCCCCTGCTCAGCGCGTGGGGCGTGCTACCCACCGCTTCCCGGAAGAAGCTCCTCCACGCCGTCGCCGCTGGGTCGCAGGCTTCGCGATCACCAGTTTGGCTCTAGACGCCCTGCCGTTCCTCGCCATCTTCGCCGGCGTGGTGGCAGACCTGTTCCTCACCTCGTGGGTTGCCCCGGCTGGTTCATCGACCGGCACAATCATCGCCTTGGCGATTGCCTTTGCAGCTCCCTCCGGCTTGATCATCTTTGCCACTTACGCGCTGCTGACGTGGTTGGCCGTGCGCGTCCTTTCGTTGCGAATGAAGCCCGGTGTATGGCCTGTGCGTTCCGCCATGGGATGGCGTGTCTGGACTGTCGGGCGCCTCATGGATGCCGCTCGCACGCACCTCTTCCCCATGTACGCGGCTCAGCTGACCCCTCTATGGTTCCGTTCTTTGGGCGCCAAGATTGGCCGCGACGCCGAAATCTCCACAGCCGTCATGCTGCCTAAATTCGCCGATGTCCGCGAAGGCGCTTTCTTGGCAGACGACACGATGGTCAGTGGCTACGAGATGGGCGGCGGCGGTTGGCTGCTAGTCGGCCCCACCACGGTAGGTAAGCGCTCCTTCCTGGGCAATTCGGGTATCGCTGGCCCGGAGCGCAAACTGAAAAAGAACTCCCTCGTCGCTGTACTTTCCTCTACTCCGAAGAAGGCGAAGGCGGGAACGAACTGGATGGGTTCGCCACCAGAGCGCTTGCGTCGCGTGGAGGTCACCACGGATGGCGATAGCCGCACGTATAACCCGTCCCGCGGCCTCAAAATGGCCCGAGGTTTCATTGAGACCTTGCGTCTGTTGGCCCCAATGGCGTCGGCAATAATTGCAGCCGGAGTAGTAGTGGCTTTGCAGGCAACCTTAACCACCTACAACCTGCTGGTCGCAGCGCTGCTCAGTGGAGTGGTGTTGGTGGGCGCGGGCTTCGTGGCCGCGGTGATGACCGTTGTCATGAAGTGGCTGTGTGTGCAACGGATTGCCGCTGGCGACCACGTGCTGTGGAGCAAGTTCGTATGGCTCAACGAGCTGCAAGATCAATTCGTCGAGACCGTGGCTGGCCCGTGGTTCTTGGCGCACACGATGGGTACGGGCAGCTTGAATATGTTCTTGCGCGCCCTTGGCGCAAAGATCGGGCGCGGCGCGTGGATCGATAGTTATTGGTTCCCGGAGGCCGATCTATGTGAGGTGGGCCCCGGTGCCACGGTGGGCCCGGGTTGTGTGGTGCAGACTCACCTGTTCCAGGATCGCGTGATGAGCCTAGATACAGTCACGCTGGGCGCGGGTGCGACGATGGGGCCACACTCCGTGGTGCTGCCGGCAGCGCTGCTGGGCAACGGCACGTCGGTCGGTCCGGCGTCGCTGGTGATGCGCGGTGATCAAGTGCCGAGCCACACCACCTGGCAGGGCAACCCGATTGAGATCGTGGAAGGCTAA
- a CDS encoding MarR family winged helix-turn-helix transcriptional regulator — protein sequence MAQSVDLPADLLSSPSFQLERLRRRTREFVETALADEGYNLREYWVLTCLAAGDAASQATLGEILGVDRSDMVRLVDSLEKRHLAKRVKDPKDRRRQIISITKKGVKAHNALRPLVTQAEDSALDESTSKQLKHLNKLAQAIISSEGN from the coding sequence ATGGCTCAATCCGTCGATCTACCTGCAGACCTACTCTCTTCCCCTTCTTTCCAGCTGGAGCGCCTCCGCCGTCGCACCCGCGAATTCGTGGAGACCGCGCTCGCTGATGAAGGCTACAACCTCAGGGAGTACTGGGTTCTGACATGCTTGGCCGCCGGCGATGCCGCTAGCCAAGCCACGTTGGGGGAAATCTTGGGCGTTGACCGTTCCGATATGGTCCGTCTCGTGGACTCCTTGGAAAAACGGCATCTCGCAAAGCGTGTCAAGGACCCCAAGGATCGCCGTCGCCAAATCATTTCCATCACCAAGAAGGGTGTTAAGGCTCATAATGCGTTGCGTCCCTTGGTCACTCAGGCCGAGGATTCCGCACTGGACGAATCCACGTCCAAGCAATTGAAGCACCTGAACAAACTTGCCCAGGCGATCATCTCCAGCGAAGGCAACTAA
- a CDS encoding DUF4178 domain-containing protein, whose product MKYVFLAIAIALIVFAVYAFVQSKKQKNQQPVQAPRQDPFQGAQGAEPYGPQSLGPGAILSRGGIDYVVRGTLTVQQGPYQWQEHMLDGGNGSQWLSVEMDEGQLDLVLWQTRKDLNLDMRDNVEIDGIQYHRREAGRAMFHSEGNTGLPPQGELEYADYASSDNRRLSLERFSPGAMWEVSQGENMLPGDFVVYPAPRG is encoded by the coding sequence ATGAAGTACGTGTTCCTCGCTATCGCGATCGCACTCATCGTCTTTGCGGTCTACGCTTTCGTCCAATCCAAAAAACAGAAGAATCAGCAGCCCGTGCAAGCGCCCCGTCAAGACCCTTTCCAGGGAGCACAGGGCGCGGAACCCTACGGCCCCCAGAGCCTTGGCCCTGGCGCAATTCTCAGCCGCGGGGGTATCGATTACGTTGTGCGCGGCACACTCACGGTTCAACAAGGCCCGTACCAATGGCAAGAACACATGCTCGATGGCGGTAACGGCAGCCAGTGGCTGAGTGTGGAGATGGATGAAGGGCAATTGGATCTGGTGCTGTGGCAGACCCGCAAGGACCTCAACCTCGACATGCGGGACAATGTCGAAATTGATGGGATCCAATACCACCGTCGCGAAGCTGGACGGGCAATGTTTCACTCCGAGGGCAACACTGGCCTGCCACCGCAGGGTGAACTGGAATATGCCGATTATGCTTCGTCCGACAACCGTCGCCTGAGCCTTGAGCGCTTCAGCCCGGGTGCCATGTGGGAAGTGTCCCAAGGCGAAAACATGCTGCCTGGTGACTTTGTTGTCTACCCGGCACCGCGTGGGTAG
- a CDS encoding TSUP family transporter: MSPTVITALLVGSLIAGWVDAVVGGGGLILVPLVMILNPGFSNAQALGTNKVAAMFGTASSAFTLARRIPSAKSALKYSPLALIGSGVGALIASSVDKQIMRPIIIVLLIAVGVFVLLRPSFGQASPAARSAQTASNNAGTTWQRLIGAMALVAGIGVYDGAFGPGTGLFLIMGFTTLLNQDFLTSAAWAKILNVCTNAGALVVFTWQGEVLWMLGLALAITNVIGAQIGARMVLARGSGFVRIVILLVVAAMAGKLALDQFGLLG, translated from the coding sequence GTGTCCCCTACTGTTATTACAGCGCTCTTGGTTGGCTCTCTTATCGCCGGTTGGGTCGACGCCGTGGTGGGCGGGGGCGGATTGATCCTCGTTCCCCTCGTTATGATTCTGAACCCGGGCTTTTCAAATGCCCAAGCACTGGGCACCAACAAAGTTGCAGCGATGTTCGGCACTGCATCTTCGGCTTTCACCTTGGCGCGGAGAATCCCCTCGGCCAAGTCGGCTCTCAAATATTCCCCCCTAGCGCTCATCGGGTCGGGAGTTGGCGCACTCATTGCGTCCAGCGTGGACAAACAGATTATGCGCCCCATTATCATTGTCCTATTGATCGCGGTGGGAGTTTTCGTACTGCTCCGCCCCAGCTTTGGTCAAGCCTCGCCGGCTGCAAGAAGTGCACAGACAGCAAGCAACAACGCTGGCACTACCTGGCAGCGCCTTATCGGCGCCATGGCGCTCGTAGCTGGCATCGGTGTGTACGACGGCGCTTTTGGCCCCGGCACAGGTTTGTTCCTCATCATGGGCTTCACAACTCTGTTGAACCAAGACTTTCTCACCAGTGCAGCATGGGCAAAAATCCTCAACGTCTGCACCAACGCCGGCGCGTTAGTGGTTTTCACGTGGCAGGGGGAGGTCTTGTGGATGCTGGGCCTCGCCCTTGCAATCACCAATGTGATCGGAGCGCAGATCGGCGCACGCATGGTCTTAGCTAGAGGCTCCGGCTTTGTCCGCATCGTCATCCTCCTGGTGGTTGCTGCAATGGCGGGCAAACTAGCGCTCGATCAATTCGGACTGTTGGGATAG
- a CDS encoding PorACj family cell wall channel-forming small protein — translation MNFEILEQVGKFFGGLGNIFKGLFDVIKVAMGWAGK, via the coding sequence ATGAACTTCGAAATTCTGGAGCAGGTTGGCAAGTTCTTCGGCGGCCTGGGCAACATCTTCAAGGGCCTGTTCGACGTAATCAAGGTTGCTATGGGCTGGGCTGGCAAGTAA
- the ppk2 gene encoding polyphosphate kinase 2 yields the protein MSEDNKDDFHIVDLAATEGYLVDDSDEDDPTLITPDGHRVDTWRDGYPYEERMSRDEYERIKRSLQIELLKWQNWTKDTGQKHIILFEGRDAAGKGGTIKRFNEHLNPRGARTVALEKPSERESTSWYFQRYIQHFPCGGEIVFFDRSWYNRSGVERVMGFCTNDQHAEFLREVPMLENMIMGSGISLTKLWFSVTRKEQRTRFAIRQVDPVRQWKLSPMDLASLDKWDDYTRAKEEQFRYTDTNESPWITIKSNDKKRARINAMRYVLSKFEYAGKDHDVVGEPDPLIVKRGRDQIGD from the coding sequence ATGTCCGAGGACAATAAGGACGATTTCCACATCGTTGATCTGGCTGCCACCGAGGGATACCTCGTCGACGATTCCGATGAGGACGATCCAACCCTCATTACCCCGGACGGTCACCGAGTCGATACCTGGCGTGATGGTTACCCCTACGAAGAGCGCATGAGCCGCGATGAATATGAACGCATCAAGCGCAGCCTGCAGATTGAGCTGCTGAAGTGGCAGAACTGGACCAAGGACACGGGCCAAAAGCACATCATCCTCTTTGAAGGTCGCGATGCTGCCGGTAAGGGTGGCACCATTAAGCGCTTCAACGAGCACCTCAACCCACGTGGTGCCCGCACCGTAGCTTTGGAAAAGCCTTCCGAGCGCGAATCCACCTCGTGGTACTTCCAGCGCTACATCCAGCACTTCCCATGTGGTGGCGAGATCGTGTTCTTCGACCGTTCTTGGTACAACCGTTCCGGCGTGGAACGTGTCATGGGCTTCTGCACCAACGATCAGCACGCAGAATTCCTGCGCGAGGTACCGATGTTGGAAAACATGATCATGGGCTCCGGTATCTCCTTGACCAAGTTGTGGTTCTCCGTGACTCGCAAGGAACAACGCACCCGTTTCGCTATTCGCCAGGTGGACCCGGTTCGTCAATGGAAGCTCTCCCCGATGGACTTGGCTTCCCTCGACAAGTGGGATGACTACACCCGCGCGAAGGAAGAGCAGTTCCGTTACACGGATACGAACGAGTCTCCGTGGATCACCATCAAGTCCAATGACAAGAAGCGCGCCCGTATCAACGCAATGCGCTATGTTCTGTCCAAGTTCGAATACGCGGGCAAGGACCACGATGTTGTTGGTGAGCCAGATCCGTTGATCGTTAAGCGCGGTCGCGATCAGATCGGTGACTAG
- a CDS encoding rhodanese-like domain-containing protein, translating to MSDFETVQPTEVPEGAQLIDVREADEFAEWHAKGATNLPLSELQVRYGELDLDRDIYLICLSGGRSARACQWLELNGIDAINVANGTSGWRDAGLPVEDNR from the coding sequence ATGAGTGATTTTGAAACTGTTCAACCCACCGAGGTACCAGAAGGCGCCCAGCTCATTGACGTCCGCGAAGCCGATGAGTTCGCAGAATGGCACGCCAAGGGTGCCACAAATCTGCCACTTTCGGAGCTACAAGTTCGCTATGGCGAACTGGATCTGGATCGAGATATCTATTTGATCTGCCTATCCGGTGGACGTTCGGCTCGCGCCTGCCAGTGGTTGGAACTCAACGGCATTGATGCCATCAACGTTGCCAATGGCACCTCCGGATGGCGCGATGCGGGCCTTCCCGTCGAGGACAACCGTTAG